In Clostridium swellfunianum, a genomic segment contains:
- a CDS encoding M6 family metalloprotease domain-containing protein has protein sequence MKRKPLALLVSLTMLFSIAATGGSSQKVEGASASTPKKFVQTLPSYQKLDKELQAEARAKGLKVEGKDLKGYNGKAYIKPGNIGPLTPLDVTGKDKKGIAILVDFPVENKEGKISDVPGVNYPQIPVNQFEGLLNGSKYDPYQLNMFSWIKTEAEKLGITVPTNRTLNNYYKEVSYDQFKINVDVKGWYTLPKPYSYYLKQGEYYNDNGDAHIGELIADAIDLADKAGVDFSQYAVDAKAGDFADLYGDATATPDGIKRIVPNIFVIHRGTGAEYSQDPSIIWSHKWDILSASYYGQYYQTGSYPEDSSLSYKVVDGVVVNTYNICPEVGQDITEYYTKPAGIPKREPSPVDPGVFAHEFGHVLGLPDQYDYGYDSEGTGMFTLMAGGSYGRDIDTGNKLLNRYFSGFSPVHMDAWSKYYLGFMQPKVITKESLSGKTETITLQPVAQSTAPNYYKIVVPGSNGKEYFLLENRQQLGYDKGLAYTVDGKNLHGLVIYHVDENVLVRNFHRPNEAANWDWNNRGANYRDKETGENHYGISVVQADGRWDMEKYINDGDSGDVFPGTAKVTALTPSIKSSINTTSYYKWGTDSRSYTGITIDNIVEGKNGVITARVYFK, from the coding sequence ATGAAAAGAAAACCATTGGCATTATTAGTTTCATTAACCATGCTATTTTCTATAGCAGCAACAGGTGGGAGCAGTCAAAAGGTAGAGGGTGCTTCAGCATCAACCCCAAAGAAATTTGTGCAGACACTGCCAAGCTATCAAAAACTGGATAAGGAGCTTCAGGCGGAAGCACGAGCTAAAGGACTAAAGGTAGAGGGTAAGGACTTAAAGGGCTACAATGGAAAGGCTTATATAAAACCAGGAAATATAGGTCCTCTAACGCCTTTAGATGTAACAGGGAAGGATAAAAAGGGGATAGCTATTCTAGTTGATTTTCCTGTAGAAAATAAAGAGGGCAAGATAAGCGATGTACCAGGTGTTAATTATCCTCAGATTCCAGTAAATCAGTTTGAAGGTTTATTAAACGGAAGCAAGTATGATCCCTATCAGCTGAATATGTTTTCATGGATAAAGACTGAAGCTGAAAAATTAGGAATAACAGTACCTACAAATAGAACCTTAAACAATTATTATAAAGAAGTAAGCTATGATCAGTTTAAGATTAATGTAGATGTAAAGGGTTGGTATACACTGCCTAAGCCATACAGCTACTATCTAAAGCAAGGAGAATATTACAACGACAATGGAGATGCTCATATTGGAGAATTGATTGCGGATGCAATAGACTTGGCTGACAAAGCTGGAGTTGATTTTTCGCAATATGCAGTGGATGCAAAGGCTGGAGATTTTGCAGACCTTTATGGCGATGCAACCGCTACTCCGGATGGAATTAAGAGGATTGTTCCAAATATATTTGTGATTCATAGAGGAACAGGAGCTGAATACAGCCAAGATCCTAGCATTATATGGTCTCATAAGTGGGATATTTTAAGTGCCAGCTATTACGGCCAATACTATCAGACAGGAAGCTATCCTGAAGACAGCAGTTTAAGCTACAAGGTTGTGGATGGTGTTGTAGTTAACACTTACAACATTTGTCCAGAGGTTGGTCAGGATATAACTGAATACTATACCAAGCCTGCAGGAATCCCTAAAAGAGAGCCTTCACCAGTAGATCCTGGAGTTTTTGCTCATGAGTTCGGACACGTATTAGGCCTTCCAGATCAGTATGATTATGGCTATGATTCAGAAGGAACAGGCATGTTTACACTTATGGCTGGCGGAAGCTATGGAAGAGATATAGATACAGGTAATAAATTATTGAACCGATATTTTAGCGGCTTCTCACCAGTTCATATGGATGCTTGGTCTAAGTATTATTTAGGTTTTATGCAGCCTAAGGTTATTACAAAGGAATCCTTAAGCGGCAAGACAGAGACAATAACACTTCAGCCAGTTGCTCAATCTACGGCTCCAAATTACTACAAGATAGTTGTGCCAGGTTCAAACGGCAAGGAATATTTCCTGCTTGAAAACCGCCAGCAGCTTGGCTATGACAAAGGTCTTGCTTATACTGTGGATGGAAAGAACCTGCATGGCTTGGTAATTTACCATGTAGATGAGAATGTTCTAGTAAGAAACTTCCACAGACCAAATGAAGCTGCTAACTGGGACTGGAATAATAGAGGTGCAAACTATAGGGATAAGGAAACAGGTGAAAACCACTATGGTATTTCTGTAGTTCAAGCAGATGGAAGATGGGATATGGAAAAGTATATTAATGACGGGGATTCAGGAGACGTTTTTCCAGGTACAGCAAAGGTAACAGCCTTAACTCCAAGCATTAAGTCCAGCATTAATACCACTTCTTATTACAAGTGGGGAACTGACAGCAGAAGCTACACTGGCATTACTATAGATAATATAGTAGAAGGCAAAAATGGGGTTATAACTGCTAGAGTTTATTTTAAATAG
- a CDS encoding LuxR family transcriptional regulator, with protein sequence MSQPDFSKCQEWIKISGKRKVQSFQDCFADLFNISLGIVSLEGKSLTVWSNSSLFCHYILKKNHERCKREQQSILEHLLKKEESLIYTCYTGVTYFAIPIFCEKEIIAVCLGGGVYLEENIELANEKIVKGIQVLSESKLNEIVKMLENIFNLINIEQNIYSFNEEKKADNHNDLMLLNKKLSLRELEVVKLINSGMSNKEIASDLNISEKTVKTHITNILRKLKMKDRLEIVISCKNSAVS encoded by the coding sequence ATGAGCCAGCCTGATTTTTCAAAATGCCAGGAATGGATTAAAATAAGCGGAAAGAGAAAGGTTCAGTCTTTTCAGGATTGTTTTGCTGATTTGTTTAATATTAGCTTGGGGATAGTGTCTTTAGAAGGAAAGTCATTAACTGTTTGGTCTAATTCCTCGCTGTTTTGCCACTATATTCTTAAGAAAAATCATGAAAGATGTAAACGTGAACAGCAAAGTATTTTAGAGCATTTATTAAAAAAAGAAGAATCTCTTATATATACTTGTTATACAGGGGTGACCTATTTTGCTATCCCTATATTTTGCGAAAAGGAAATAATAGCTGTATGCCTTGGAGGAGGAGTGTACCTTGAGGAAAATATAGAACTTGCAAACGAAAAGATTGTAAAGGGCATTCAAGTACTTAGCGAATCAAAGCTTAACGAGATTGTTAAGATGCTTGAAAATATCTTCAACCTTATAAATATAGAGCAAAATATATACTCCTTTAACGAAGAAAAGAAGGCGGACAATCATAACGATTTGATGCTGCTAAATAAAAAGTTAAGCCTTAGAGAGCTTGAAGTAGTTAAATTAATTAATTCAGGAATGTCTAACAAGGAAATCGCCTCTGATTTGAATATAAGTGAAAAAACAGTAAAGACACATATTACAAATATTTTAAGAAAGCTAAAGATGAAGGACAGATTAGAAATTGTTATATCTTGCAAAAATAGTGCAGTAAGTTGA